The Alosa sapidissima isolate fAloSap1 chromosome 6, fAloSap1.pri, whole genome shotgun sequence genome window below encodes:
- the si:dkey-119m7.4 gene encoding organic cation transporter protein: MKFDDVLNQIGGFGRFQKTLYIWICLPQILLAFHMFVSIFTSAVPPHLCLSAWPPPAAQEPGLSYNFSQLELACSPGGPAHARPSNSSGCQGGWEYGKEIFHSTVVTEWDLVCENASLNNIGSSIYMSGLLVGAVLFGALADKYGRRTIILVGLALQAVFGVGAAFAPTFYIYIVLRFVVGTTISAVIMNAFVLGTEWTGLKHRMLAGIITDYFFGFGYILLAGVAYLIRDWRHLQLAISAPGFLFIFYIWVLPKSARWLMANQKNEEALDLIRKAALVNGNPLTNDIELQQEHKSGKPVVEQRKHTVIDLVRTPKMRRQSLIVFYLWFVNVLVYYGLSLNISDFGINIYLTQFIFGLVEMPARTITLFTLNRSRRISQLAFLTVGGLACLMTIFIPDDLSIIRTALAMVGKFGITASLSIIYVYSAEVFPTVVRQSGIGMGSMCARAGGVIAPIIYLLKRHSQNAPMVVFGLCPLVGAALTMLLPETANKALPDTIKEVEGTIESEEKFEP; encoded by the exons ATGAAGTTTGATGATGTCCTGAACCAGATCGGGGGCTTTGGCAGGTTCCAGAAAACCCTCTACATCTGGATTTGCCTGCCTCAGATTCTGCTGGCGTTCCACATGTTTGTGTCCATCTTCACGAGCGCCGTGCCCCCTCATCTGTGCCTCTCCGCGTGGCCCCCGCCTGCTGCCCAGGAGCCCGGCCTCAGCTACAACTTCAGCCAGCTGGAGCTGGCCTGCTCGCCCGGGGGACCCGCTCACGCCCGGCCCAGCAACAGCAGCGGCTGCCAGGGCGGCTGGGAGTACGGCAAGGAGATCTTCCACAGCACGGTGGTCACCGAG TGGGATCTGGTTTGTGAAAATGCTAGCTTGAACAACATTGGATCCTCTATATACATGTCTGGGCTGCTGGTTGGTGCCGTGCTTTTTGGCGCTTTGGCAGATAA ATACGGCCGACGCACCATCATTCTGGTTGGACTGGCCCTGCAAGCCGTATTTGGAGTCGGTGCTGCGTTTGCTCCCACTTTCTACATTTATATTGTGCTTCGCTTTGTGGTCGGGACAACCATTTCCGCCGTCATCATGAATGCATTTGTATTAG GCACTGAGTGGACGGGACTGAAGCACCGCATGCTGGCTGGCATCATCACAGACTACTTTTTTGGGTTTGGGTACATTCTGCTGGCAGGGGTGGCCTATCTGATACGAGACTGGCGGCACCTGCAGCTGGCCATATCTGCGCCTGGCTTCCTCTTCATCTTTTACATCTG GGTTCTGCCTAAGTCAGCTCGCTGGTTGATGGCCAACCAGAAAAATGAGGAAGCTTTGGACCTGATCCGCAAAGCAGCTCTTGTTAATGGGAATCCGCTTACGAATGACATTGAACTTCAACAG GAACACAAAAGTGGCAAGCCAGTTGTGGAGCAGAGAAAGCACACCGTTATTGATCTTGTCCGCACTCCGAAAATGAGAAGGCAGTCTCTCATTGTGTTCTACCTGTG GTTTGTGAACGTGCTAGTTTATTACGGCCTGTCTTTGAACATCTCCGACTTTGGCATAAACATCTACCTCACGCAGTTCATCTTTGGCCTGGTGGAGATGCCAGCGCGGACCATCACGCTCTTCACCCTCAACCGCTCCCGGCGGATATCTCAGCTGGCCTTCCTGACCGTTGGAGGCCTGGCCTGTCTGATGACCATCTTCATCCCTGACG ATCTGTCCATCATAAGGACAGCCTTAGCCATGGTTGGCAAATTTGGAATTACTGCCTCCCTGTCCATCATCTATGTCTACTCAGCAGAGGTGTTCCCTACTGTTGTGAG GCAGAGTGGGATAGGAATGGGATCCATGTGCGCGCGGGCAGGGGGGGTCATTGCCCCCATCATCTACCTCCTGAAGAGGCACAGCCAGAACGCGCCGATGGTGGTGTTTGGCCTCTGCCCACTGGTGGGCGCTGCCCTCACCATGCTGTTGCCAGAGACAGCCAACAAGGCCCTGCCCGACACCATCAAGGAGGTTGAGGGCACCATCGAGAG TGAAGAAAAGTTTGAGCCATGA